The sequence ATGATCAGACACTATTGCAGCCAGTTTCACACTGctgtgataaataaaaaacacatttgtaaaaaaaactaattttaggaAATAGCATGTGCTAGATTTTTGGCCAGACATTGTTACGTAAGGGAtaatttagatgaaaaaaaattgtgacaaacCCACAACATTCTTCATGATTAGTTTGAGATATAGGGAGAATGTACACAAATAGGCCTACTATAAACCTACCAAGCACTGCACAACACTGATGCTGCAGACTGAatatttcaagtatttatttCAATACTTACAGTATTTCTTACCATAATCAGTTACAGTAATCAACCAACAATAATATCAAttactgtaaacaaataaaatctatagacaaataaaaattactgcaTGAATAACAGTACATACACATTGACTCTGAagaaaataatactgtaaaagcaacaagaatactGTAACCATTCATCATCTCTCCGTCTGGCTGAATCAGGCCATAAGATTTCATCCACATCACAGGCTGTGTCTTCATTGGCAAGGCACCTTTGGAAGAATCGCCTCGTGTGACGAATCCACCCCTGCACAGAAGCTGCTTCGATATGATCACAGGCCTGCTCCATGGCCTGAATGAGGGGCAAATGGTCATAAGGCCGCAGGTCATATACCTTCCACTGCCACGCTGAAAAAAATTCTTCTATAGGATTCAGGAAGGGGGAGTATGGGGGAAGGTATAAAACTTCAAAATCAGGGTGATCATGGAACCAGTTCTGGACCAGAGCAACCCGATGAAATGAGACATTGTCCCAAACGACAATGTAATGCATCTGGTCCACTTGGTTTAATGCTGTGACAATCTCATGCAATCTGTCAAGAAATGGAAGTATTAGATTTCCATTATAGGGTCCCAGATTTGCATGGTGGTGGAGGACCCTATTTTGTGTAATAGCAGCGCAAAGGGTGATGTTATCCCCTCGCTGCCCTGGCACATTGGTGATTGCCCTGTATCCAATTACATTTCTCACTCTTCTTGTTTTCACAAGGTTAAATCCAGCCTCATCCACATATATAAATTCATGTTGAATTTCTGCAGCATCCATTTGCAGGACTCTCTGAAACACAGTAAAAGACAATAGGATGCTATTCAGTAGCTATTGCACAGTAATTTTTTGTGCCAGAACATTATGAGTAGTGCACAATACCACACCATAGTAAGATGAACAATACATACCTCCACATACTCATTGCACAGATGTTTCACTCTCTCTGAATTTCTGTCAAATGGTACCTGATACAGTTGCTTCATGTATATTTGATTTTTCTTGAGGATTCGACCTAATGTCGACAGAGAGACTCGTTGGATGTTATtgaaaatattgtcatcattGATGATACTGGCTTGGATTTCTCGTAGCCTGATACAATTATTGGCCAAAACCATGTTCACAATGGCGGCCTCTTGTGCACGAGTGAACATACCTTGGTGTCCTCGACCCTCAatcctatgtaaaaaaaaaaaatatatatatatataaaaaatacacatgcagCCTACTGTCAAATGTCACAGTAAACAATATTGATGATAAGTACAGCAAGCTTCAGTTTCAATGTACTGTGTGGTTAGCTTACCTGTTTTCTCGATGAAATGTCCGAATTACTGACGCAACAGTATTTCTGCTGAGATTTGGTTGAACTCTTTGTCCAGCTTCCATCAGTGTCAGTCCATGGTTGATAACATGGTCAGTAAGTGTTGCATGGATTTCTTGAGTCAAATTTGGTCCTTGTCTTCTTTGTTCAGGTTCTATCAACTCTTCAAGTCCTTCTCTACCTCTTCCTCTATCTccttcttctcctcttcctctaccTGGGCCTCCTCCTCTAcctccttctcctcttcctctaccTGGGCCTCTCCTCTTTGAGCTCTCCCTCTCATTctcactcttcttcttcttcttcttctagctCCTTCCATTTTTTTGTTGAAGACAGGTGAACTCACCTGCTGCCTTTTATAGCACACCTGAGTGCTGCGTTTTCAAATTAGCACATGTGTGCTTCCACACCTGGTGGATGTGATTATCCAGTTCGAACATTAGTGTGGTCATTGGCAATCCTTGTCAGTGGCTTTGTAATGACAAGGAAGTAACCTCACAATCCTTATCTGTGTCTAAGGTGTGACAATGTGTGTAGAGTTTTACAAATCactgtgtgtaatgttttgcaaaaaggGTGAAGCAGACATTGTGTGTAATGTTGTGCAAATCTGTGGAGGTGTTTTGCTCATTGGAGTAGAATTGTGCAAATTGTgtggaaatttttattttggtgtgtaaACAATCGTAAAAAAACGTAATAGTGTAGTAAGAacatttacttaaaggggtcatatgatgcgtaattctgagtatgggtcaccatacttggctgaatgtcacgtcctgtaaagttgcaaagactaaaatctcaaatccaaagagatattctttataaaagttattacttgttcacgcccccctgaaatggctcattctaacatgcccccacatctttACGTCACAAtgtggtaagatttgcataacggcgcccaaatgttcacgcaaagaaagaaggcgtaactttaattctcgctgttgccgccgctgctatgttgtggagatgctgtgtgtttcgttgtgaaagcgaaactactttgtttggccttccaaaagaggacacgactagaaatcagtggttaagttgtatttcaagaCTGTTTCAGAACAATccaacctaaatattcagatgtgtgcagcacattttatggaggatgagttTTGTTTGCTGAACCAGtagcaatgcgtctgtggcacaatggctgtttctataaagttgggcagttcaaactttgcaaggacagtctggcgcttctgactcacagactgtaagtaagttttttatatttaaataatttgccaatgatgattcaaacatgagtttttagcagtagagtaggcttgttttttgctgtttctcagatcaaaaatgcagacatggttttatgcttACGCAGTGTGATACGCAACACggtgcataaaaagacagtataagtcattataatcagtattatgtccccactggatacaacaaattgctcgtttgtaatgggttttattgtttttgtcttgtctagtgatgtccagatcacaaatgaatctttgaaaatcgtgcagtctgaactcggcttcatgctgctggcctgggagatggaatagtatgttaaggggcgtaacatttccatcacacgcttgaggcattcggccaataaCAACTCACTGGAAaggtggccaatcagagcacacctcgtttttcagaatgatgaactttgtaaaaatcaatgcgtttcagaaaggcggaacatagaggagaaacaattatgtacattatatggaaaacaatgtgtttttttatttttagtaaaatactgtaaaatactttgTAAGAAGTCTACATGATGACATCATAAAAGAGCGGCCTCTGATTTGTGCCTACGCAACAGGCTAGTTTGCCCTGACTTATTGAGATCAGAACAGAAAATTGATGCATATGGAAGAAGGTGGCCAAAGAAACGTGCAGGCTGCCAGCTTTCCATCAATTTCTTTGCATAAATTGCTACAATCTTTAACAGTTCATGTAAGTTTTGGTGTTCATTTTAGTAGCCTTTGCTAGTAGTTTACCAATTTACATAATGTTCTTGAAAACTGTTATACCGAGCAGCAGCCCCACAATTAACGTTAGCTTGCTACTTTCAGCCTATGTTAAGTTTGTCggttgtgcatgaaaaaaattataatatagcTTTTCAGTGTTCTACAACAGCATATTTTAATGCCACAATGTTGGTGTAATGATCTAAACTCACGTGGAGCAGCAGCTTTTACTGTGAGCCGCTCTGAGAAACTTGTTGTGCTTAAAGGCATCAGTAGCTTAAGAGACCTCTGCAATGTAGTCCACAGGCTGCACACACTCATTCagtacactcactcacacacacacacacacacacacacacacacacacacacacacacacacaaacttactttCTTACCCACATTCACACATGAGTTTCAAATGTTTTGGAATACCTGCTCTGTAGTATTTTCTTTTGGAttataaaggggtcatatgatgttgctaaaaagaacattattttgtgtatttggtgtaatgtaatgtgtttatgtggtttaaggttaaaaaaacacattattttccatataatgtacattactgtttctcctctatctTCCGCCTcgctgaaacgcatcgatttttacaaagctcatcgttctgaaaagcgaggtgtgctctgattggccagttatccagctcgctgtgattggccgaatgcctcaagtgtgtgatggaaatgttacgccccttaccatactatgccgtctcccaggccagcagcacgagactcaatccagctgctctgctcgtgcacatcccatcatcggttctcttttagcagttcagtcaatgtaagTGAATAAATCAGGGATATTCATTTATTTCGAGTCAAAGGGAatgtaaggcatgtttataaaccgaataacttaagtaatttgtggtttagtgcgtactggagatgcAAACTGTTTCACATGATTCGGACATCACtagataagacaaaaacaataaaacccattacaaacgagccatttgttgcatccagtggggacataatactgattgtaatgacttatactgtctttttacgcattgtgttgcgtatcgcgccgcctaaacataaaaccatgtctgcatttgtgatctgagaaacaacaaaaaacaagcctactctactgctgaAAACtcgcaaattatttaaatataaataacgtacttacaggctgtgagtcagaagcaccagactgtccttgcaaagtttgaactgcccagctttatagaaacagccattgtgccacagacgtattgctactggttcaggaaacagtcctcatcctccataaaatgtgctgcacacatctgaatatttaggttggATTGTTCTGAAACAGtcttgaaatacaacttaaccactgatttctagtcgtgtcctcttttggaaggacaaacaaagtagtttcgctttcacaaggaaacacacagtgactccacaatatagcagcggcggcaacagcaagaatcaaagttcaacttctttctttgcgtgaacatttgggcggcatagagatgtgggggcgtgttagaatgagccattttaggggggcgtggacaagtcataacttttataaagaatatctctttagactttagtctttgtaactttacagatcttctttatgcaccaagagcttgtaacactccaaagagaaaggaaaacttgaaatcgcatcatatgacccctttaagtaaatgtTCTTACTACACTATTAATGTGTATGTGTCCACTATACTTCTATGGCTCTCAGTAGATTCAGGGGTTGGAGTTGGGTTAATACTCCTTGACAAGTTCTGTTTCTACTTTCTGATTACGTTTCtggctacatttaaaaacaaaacatattgatcatttaataattgttgaaaagctaaaatatttttcaacttCCAAATAGGTGTCCAatgattgataaataaatgtttgattgctGAACATTGTACCCTAATTGAAGTAGCTGTTAAGTAGGATCATGATTTCGCATACCATTGCATACctgacacataatatatatataatattttatgattaacattcaaatgattaaatgGTTAGAAACGTGTTGCTATGAATTCAGGTGCCATCACACTTTGCTCAGTTTGCAATCATTGTTTGTCATAAAATCAGTGTTGCTGATGCAAAGTAGGCCCTTCGTTACCAAACACCAAGTAACTTAATTAGGATACAATTATGAGTCATTCAcaaactgttaaacattaaactgttggTTACTTTAAAACTAACCTTCATCTGGGAGATCACAGGGATATGTGAATATTTGATCTGTTAACTGGTTGCATGTGTCAGATTTATTGCATGACTTGGGCAGAGAAAAGCTGTTGCTATCAAACAttatttacatgattttactgtcattttaatggTGAATGGAATGATCAAATATGCCAATAGATTGAAGGTTTGTGAAGAAATTTCATGCTCCcttgtaaatttgttttttagtatttttaaaatacaaagatacagtagtttattttaatgcatgctgtggctgctgtattttgtaatttattatgatACACTTAAAATTAAGGCATTTGGTAttgtatttcaaaatacattttgatgtatcaTTGcccaaacttgtgtgtgtgtatgtgtgtgtgtgtgtgtgtttgtgtgtgtgtgtgtgtgtgtgtgtgtgtgtgtgtgtgtgtgtgtgtgtgtgtgtgtgtgtgtgtgtgtgtgtgtgtgtgtgtgtgtgtgtgcgtgcgtgtttttgtgacatatcagggcacaactttgtataatgacatgggtatgacacaggtattaaaaggagagggtgacttatgaggacataacccatgtccccatttttcaaagcgcttataaaccatacagaataagtttttttgagaaagtaaaaatgcacaaagtttcctgtaaggtgTAGGGTTGGTTTAGGGCgacagaatatacagtttgtacagtataaaaaccactatgcctatggaatgtccccgcttttcacaaaaacaaacgtgtgtgtgtgtgtgtgtgtgtgtgtgtgtgtgtgtgagggagtgtatTGAATGAGTGTGTGCAGCCTGTGGACTACATTGCAGAGGTTTCTTTAGCTATTAATTAAAGAATATTTGAATGACTGTGTCTTACTGCTTCGTGACAGTCCCAGAACAGTGTCCATCATCTTTCGTGAGGACCCAACCAGTGACCAGAGCAGCAGTGCAAGCCTAGAGGATGTGCTTATCTGAATCAACACAGCACAATACAGTTAAGGCAAAATCTATGAATTCTAAACAACTGCAGTATGACTTCAGAAATTAGGTTCTATATAGCtcttgtaaatgtgtgtgtgtatatatatatatatatatatatatatatatatatatatatatatatatatatatatatatatatatatatatataaaactagaattatataaataactacCATAGCTCATGTTGATCCTGGAGTTCTGAGCTCCAGTGACAGAGTGTCAGCATCAGTTTCCTTTCCCCTGGTCTAATGCAGAAGCGAAACATAGTGaatcttttatgtttgcatgccTAAGAAAATAGGAAGTGATACTGCCATGAATTATGATTAGAAAGAGACTGGGGAGAATGTGAGAATCACCTGTGCAGTCTTAACTGTGGCAATTGAAAAATGcaagatttaaatgataatacaGTACCCTTTAATGACATAGTTTTAGATCCATatatgaaaaaaagaggaaaaaaaggcaAAGTTCTGTAACCCACATAAGGGTGAACAGGCTGAAATGACTCCTTTcttttaaccaaaataaacaaaaaaaaacacagtggaatGTTACACAACGTGTTACTTCACAAAGCAAAATGTCACTTAAAATTGCCTTTGAAAGATGTGTACCAATCAAATGCTAATGTTTAtaggaaacattttaataaaaggatttaataaaaatgtaataaaaattaaatattttatttttgaaggttTGTATAAATTAAGTTTGAAAgttgtcaaattaaattaaacgcTTGTTTATCTGATGTGTTATTtacttcaatattttatttttcattttatttttaacttaattctatttttatttttgaaggttTGGTATGTGAAGTTGCAAAATAAGCTAGTTGTGGAAAAGTCAAAATTGTTAATTCCAAACGAAATCATGACtgtgttaatattttaagaaaagtttatCTGTTGTAGAAATGATGGCCCACATTCTTGAGAATGTCAGATTTTGGGACAGTAATGAATTGTGTTGATATTAAATAATCTTTAACTTTAGGTGTAAACAGTGTAGGACAGGCTCTATTCATGACAAAtagtttaagacattttaaggtATTATGCTTCAATGAAAAACTTGAATAATTGTTAATGCTTTGAAGTTGTTTGAGTCATTTTGAGGCTTTGTTGTTCAGTGTGATACTTATTATAATGTGTTCCTGGCTCTGGTTCAAAAGCTCGGCAATATGTGTGTGTCCTTGTAAGGGCCCCGACTAGACAAGAATCAACAAGCTCAACAGAGAGCAGCGTCGGACATGAGGCATTTACTGGTAAATCCACTGCTGTTCTTCTTTATTCTGCCATAGTCTGTGCCATAACAGCTGTAGATGTGTTATCAGGAAGAATCTACtcctaaaatatttgtgaaacaGGAACTATGCCACACAACGGTACCCTGTTGTACTGCAAACATTGCTTGGGAATGCTGGTTTTTAGATGGTAATCTTGTATATTTGATGTGAACAGATTTCGAATTTGTTTGATAACACTGATAGCTGCTGTGGCTTTTGAATGACTGGCTGCCTTAATGACCTCTAAAGAAAACACTCATCATTCAACAGTCATCTGGTACTGAAACTCATACGAGCATACAAAtctttgtttttgtccttttattcttttattgtctttttgATTGTGCaaacaaatctgttttaaaaaaccTAATCATTTCACTTTTGTGTATTACTCAGTCAGATATTTGGTTGTAGGCTTCTTGagttgaatgtgttttttattttgttttgacacAAGTGTTTGTTAAATGGACACTGAGGAGGTCATGTCACCATTAGCCTCTCCACATTTAGCATGtctgcatgcacaaacacacacacacacacacacacacacgctggtgGACAGTAAAGTAAAAGGGGCGGGATGTTCTTAGCCCAACCCACCAGTGTGTATTACGATCTGATTGGTTTGCTCCAGGTGCTGGTGAGCAGCAACTGTCTAAAAGCACAACTCATTTCTGCTCCACATGAGCTGGGTTGACCTTCAGAACCATAAAGTGTTACATTCCTTTCACATGTTTTGTTCTACTTAACGTACTTGAAATATAGCAaagatattcaaaatatttaggTGTGGAGTTACAGAGTCTTCTGTTTGGGGTCTGTGAGTCCCCAAAATATAACGTACTTAACCCTGACTTAggttaatatttcattaattttcataatctaacaagaaatacaaacaaaacagacTTTAATGTAAAAAGTTAATGGTAAAAGCAATGGAATCTATGTGCAACAGGCATGTTACCATGTTTAAGAAACTACAAACATGTTGCTAATATGTTTTAGCACATCACCAGCATTTTTTGCTGCTACCATGTTTTAACGTGattctagcatgttttagtattttgttaaCATGCTGCTACCATGTTTTAGGCTACCATTTTAGGTGCTGCTAACATATTTTTGCATGGaactaacatgttttagcatattTGCTATTGTTTGTTTATAGAATGAATGTCTAATTGACATGACTGAACATCACTgattgatgttttgtttatttgagtgTGTTTCACTGATTGTGTTTAAGTATTTCAGATAATTAGTATGGCAAATGAAAAACAAGGTGCCTGACAGACAGAAGGTTTTCCTGGTAAGAAGAATACACGCTCAaaccataaaatgtattaatgtttagATGACATGTGAACTGTGCTCTGAGTTACATTTGCACATTTCAGAGGTCAAATATCATTTATCATTCAGCATTTACTTACTtgataatctttatttaaaacttttacaaattattattattattattatttttacagtgtgtatgACAGACTGTTTCAGttctcattgacttccattgtatgtaCGAAACTggttactttaaaataacttaaaatataaatatcttctatatggtaatgtaaaataaataagaatatattacatattaattgttcatcactgtataataaataatatacaagaaCTTTACAGGTtgttaataatttagaataaataacaactaatacatatatatcattatataacaaattaatcataaataaatcaataaagaactatattaattattaatgttattctTTGTGTATCTAATACGAAGAAACATTTATATCTGCAAAGATTACTTTCGCACAACAAAAAGGACTTTTTAGTTGATACAACTATAAAAATTTTATGTTGCATTGTGGCCGTTCATTGCAAGATTAACATCTTTTATTTATCTACACTTACAGGAGGATAACGGTCTGCCGGTTCACATTAAAGGAGGCTCTACTGATGTCCTTCTGTACCGTTTGACCATGACCATCACATTAGCAGGTacgaagagaaaataataataataattaggtatattatatatatatttatatatataatatatatttaggtTTCTAAAATGTACATACCAGTATTAAGAGAAGTATTCTCTCTCTTTGTGGTTCTCTTTAGGCACTGGCTTTTCCTGTTACTGGTTGCTGTTGGCATGTATGCCCAAGAGTAAAGCATAATAACTTTGATACTGCATGATGCTGTACAAatctatttcatttcaaataccttaaacaataaaaaaacacatatatgaaAACTACTTTCATACAGAAGTGTTTGGTCACTACACACTACactatttttttgaaaaaagtatttatgtaCTTGTAAGAAGCACTTATGCCCaccaacattttaaatatctttactgtcgcctttgatcaatttaatgcatcctggctcaataaaagtattaacatcTTCCAAAATCTTA is a genomic window of Cyprinus carpio isolate SPL01 chromosome B15, ASM1834038v1, whole genome shotgun sequence containing:
- the LOC109103333 gene encoding cytochrome c oxidase subunit 7A2, mitochondrial, with protein sequence MKNKVPDRQKVFLEDNGLPVHIKGGSTDVLLYRLTMTITLAGTGFSCYWLLLACMPKSKA
- the LOC122139871 gene encoding uncharacterized protein LOC122139871 encodes the protein MEAGQRVQPNLSRNTVASVIRTFHRENRIEGRGHQGMFTRAQEAAIVNMVLANNCIRLREIQASIINDDNIFNNIQRVSLSTLGRILKKNQIYMKQLYQVPFDRNSERVKHLCNEYVERVLQMDAAEIQHEFIYVDEAGFNLVKTRRVRNVIGYRAITNVPGQRGDNITLCAAITQNRVLHHHANLGPYNGNLILPFLDRLHEIVTALNQVDQMHYIVVWDNVSFHRVALVQNWFHDHPDFEVLYLPPYSPFLNPIEEFFSAWQWKVYDLRPYDHLPLIQAMEQACDHIEAASVQGWIRHTRRFFQRCLANEDTACDVDEILWPDSARRRDDECSVKLAAIVSDH